The genomic interval CCTGTACGCGCATAAAACCATCTATAATGGCCTCAGGACGCGGAGGGCAACCGGGAACATATACATCTACCGGGATCACCTGGTCTATACCCTGCAATACGGAGTAAGTATCAAACACACCGCCGCTGCATGCGCAGGCGCCTACAGCTACTACCCAGCGGGGTTCAGCCATTTGCAGGTATACCTGGCGTAATACAGGGCCCATTTTCTTGGAAATTGTACCCATTACCATTAATAAGTCACACTGGCGGGGAGTGAAGGCCATTCTTTCAGAACCGAAACGGGCCATATCGTAGGTAGAGGCCATGGTTGCCATAAATTCAATACCACAACAGGAGGTAGCGAAAGGTAAAGGCCAGATGGAGTTTTTACGTGCCAGACCAATTACCTGGTCGAATTTTGTAGCAAAAAACCCTTCCCCTGCATACCCATCGGGTACTTCCACACTCTTCACTTTTTCATTATACTGGACCGGACGTGCCATACCATGTCAGATTTAAAAATTTTCACAATCAGATTTGACCTAAACGCACACGGGATTGCCAGCCACCGGCAACCCTTCTGCTAATATG from Chitinophaga filiformis carries:
- a CDS encoding NADH-quinone oxidoreductase subunit B is translated as MARPVQYNEKVKSVEVPDGYAGEGFFATKFDQVIGLARKNSIWPLPFATSCCGIEFMATMASTYDMARFGSERMAFTPRQCDLLMVMGTISKKMGPVLRQVYLQMAEPRWVVAVGACACSGGVFDTYSVLQGIDQVIPVDVYVPGCPPRPEAIIDGFMRVQELVGQESLRRRHTDKYKELLNSYGIE